In Deltaproteobacteria bacterium, the sequence AACGCGCGATCGCGACGCGCGCCTGCACCTTGTAGCGCCGCGATTCGAGCCACTCGAAGTAGCCCTTCACGCCGTACCACGCATCGTCGCCGCGGATCACCCACGCGCGGTCGGCCTCGCTGAGATCGCGCCACGCGACGTCGGTCGCGAGCCCGCGGTCGCGGCAGGCGCTCATCAGGTCGCGCTGGCAGCTGCGCGCGGACGGCGTCGCGAACGGCGCGATCGCGTTCTTCGCGAGCGTGCGCGCGGGGTCGGGGATCACGCGCTCGAGGTCGAGCGCCTGCGTGCGGCCGAAGCCGTGGCACGCGGGACACGCGCCGAGGGGACTGTTGAACGAGAACAGCGCGGGCTCGGGCGCGGGGTGCCGGCGCCCGCACGTGTCGCAGCAGAAGCCCTCGCGATAGACGCGGCGCGCGCCGCTCGCGGGCGCGACGACGAGCTCGCCCGCGCCGCGCAGGAACCCCGTCGCGATCGCCTCGGCGAGGCGCGTGCGCTGCTCCGCCGCGACTTCGAGGCGATCGATCACGAGCAGCGCCTCGCCGCGCAGCGCGCCGAGCTTGGTGGCGGAGATCTCCTCCACGTCCGCGAACGCGCCGTCCGCGAGCAACAGGCGGCGCAGCCCCTCCCGTAACAACTGCTCGCGCAGCTCCTTCGGCTTCGCCTTCGCGGGGAGCGCCACTGCGAGCACGACGCGCTCGCCCGCGAGCTCGCGCAGCACGCGCCCCGCGATCGCGTCGACCGTGCCGGGCTCCACCGCGCGCCCGCAGCAGCGCGTCTCACCGGCCTTCGCGAAGAGCAGCCGCAGGTGATCGAGGATCTCGGTGGCGGTGCCGATCGTGGAGCGCGCGTTCGTGACGCGGTTGCGCTGCTCGATCGCGATCGCGGGCGGCAAGTTCGTGATGAGGTCGACCGCGGGGCGCGGCAGCTTCTCGAGGAACTGGCGCGCGTAGGTCGAGAGCGACGCGACGTAGCGGCGTTGGCCCTCGGCGTAGAGGGTGTCGAACGCGAGGCTCGACTTGCCGGAGCCCGACGGCCCCGAGATCACCGTGAGCGCGCCCACGGGAATGCTGCAGCTCACGCCCTTCAGGTTGTGAGCGCGCGCTCCTTCGATGCGGATCTCGGCGGTCGCCACGGCGCGCGCAGGATGACGGCTCCCCTACGCAGCCGCGATCCCAGCGGACTCGCGGCCCCGGTGGTCGGCAAGCAACGAGGCCACTGTTCGACCTCCGCTCGCCTTCGGCTCGCTGCGCGCTTCGCTACCGCGTTGGCTTCGCTCGCCTTCGGCTCGCTGCGCGCTTCGCTTGCCTGCGTGCGCGCCTCAACCAACCATCGAGGGCTCTTCGTACACGAGCGTCACCGAGATGTACTCGCCCGTGGAGCTCTGCGTCATGTGCAGCACGTGCACGTCGTGGCTCGCGAAGAACTTGTTGAGGTCTTCCTCGATTTCCTTCGCGAGTCCGCGAACGACGAGACACTTCATCGACACTGTACGCACCCCCCGTTCAGGCGTGGCTACTTCGATCGTCCGCTCAGCCGCTCGACCTGACGCTTTGCTTCCGCCGCGTACTTCTCGCGCCCCTGCAGCTCTGCGGCGCTACCCAGGCGCTGCCAGCTCGCGAGATCGGGCTCGCGGTCGAGCGCGGTGTTGGCCTCGCGCAGCAGGAACGCGTCGCCGCGCTCGATGGCGACGGCGCACAGCTTCTCGAGCGCCTCGTGCGCGTTCGCCTTCTTCAGAAACGCGATCGCCTCGAGCTCGCGCTTCTGCGCGAGGTACGCTTCGCCGATCGCACGCGCGTGCGCGGCGTCGAGCGGCTTCTCGAGCTCGTGACGCCGCGCGAGCGGATCCGGCAGCGCACCCTTCTTTGCCATCAGTACCTCGGCACCTTCGCGTCCACCGTGATCGACCACGCGTCGATCCCGCCCGTGAGATTCGCGACGTTCGCGAAGCCCGCGTCGCGCAGCTGCGCACACGCCTTCGCGCTGCGCCCGCCCTTGTGGCAGTGCATCACGACGCGACGCTGCTTCCAGTCCGCGAGCTCGCCGAGCCGCGCGCCGAGCTGCCCGAGCGGGATCAGCTTCGCGCCCTCGATGCGCGCCTTCTCGAACTCGTGCGGCTCGCGCACGTCCACCAGCAACAACTCGCTCTTCGCCGCGAGCGCGCGCGCCAGCTCGGCGGCGGAGATCTCCGCGACCGCGTTCGCCTCGCGCGTGACGCCGCAGAAGCCTTCGTAGTCGATCAGCTTCGTCACGCTCGGATTCTTCCCGCACACCGGGCACTCGGGATCCTTCGCGAAGCGGAACTCGCTGAAGCGCATCGAGAGCGCGTCGTAGTGGAGGAAGCGGCCGATCAGCGGCTCGCCGATGCCGGTGATGAGCTTCACCGCCTCGGTCGCCTGAATCATCGCGATCACGCCGGGCAGGATGCCGAGCACGCCGCCCTCCGCGCACGACGGCACCGCGCCGGGCGGCGGCGGCTCGGGAAAGAGGCAGCGGTAGCAGGGGCCGCGCTTCGCATCGAAGGTGGAGGCCTGCCCCTCGAAGCGCAGGATCGCGCCGTACACGGTGGGCTTGCCTAACAACACGCAGGCGTCGTTCGAGAGGTAGCGAGTGGGGAAGTTGTCGGTGCCGTCGATGATCACGTCGTATGGGCGCATCAGCTCGAGCGCGTTCTCGGAGGTGATGCGCGTCTTGAAGCCGACCGCGTCGACATCGGGGTTCATCGCGCGCAGCTTTGCTAACGCGACATCCACCTTCGGCTTCCCCACGTCGTCCGTGCCGTAGAGCACCTGACGCTGCAGGTTCGAGGTGTCGACCACGTCGTCGTCGATCAGACCGATGTGACCGACGCCGGCGGCCGTCAGGTACTGCGCGAGCGGACAGCCGAGCCCGCCGGCGCCGATCAGCAGGACGCGCGCGTCGAGCAGCTTGCGCTGCCCCTCGACGCCGAAGTCGGGGAGGTTCAGGTGGCGCCGATAGCGCTCGTACTGCGCGGGCGTGAGCACCGGGGACGACATGCAGCGCACGGTACGACCCGCGCGGAGCCTCGCCAACGCGGGGCCTACTGGACGGTGACGCTCACCGCCTTGCGCGGGCGATCTTCGAAGCGCCAGCAGATCGCGACCTCGTCGCCGGCCTTCAGCGCGTCCCAGCTCGCGCGCCCAATCACCTGCGTGTCGGGCGCGCGCGCGAAGCCGATGTTGTCGTCGAGGCGCGAGTCGACGAACAACTTCTGCGGCCCGACCTCGCTGATCGCGCCGCGGAACTCGCGCATGCCGTCGGGGCAACCCGCGAGCGCGGGAATCGCAACGAGTGCGAGGGCTACACCGAGAAGTGTCGTGCGGAGTCCGTTGCGCATGATCGCCACCATCTTCGGTGCATGGACGCTGGTGCCGGAGGTGGGATTCGAACCCACACGGACCTCGCGGCCCGGGGGATTTTGAGTCCCCTGCGTCTGCCGTTCCGCCACTCCGGCGCAGGGCACACTGTGACGAACTCCGCTCGGCTTCGCCTCGCTGCGCGCACGCTGCTCCGACTTCGTCGTCGCTTGCGTGCTTGCGCTTCCCGAGCCGCGTTCGGTCGGAGCAACGAGATAGCAGCCCTTTGCGACTGTCCGCTCGCCTTCGGCTCGCTGCGCGCGAGCTACGCGCTTCGCGCGCTTGCTCGCTAGCGCTTCTCGAGCCGCGATCGTTCGCGGCCGCGAGGTTTGCTCGGCGGTCCGGCCAAGCTCCGCGTGATGCAGCCTTTACGCACCTGCGCGATGCCGATAGCTTGCCGCGCCTCTCGGGGCTGTAGCTCAGCTGGGAGAGCGCGTGAATGGCATTCACGAGGTCGTCGGTTCGATCCCGATCAGCTCCACCACGAACCGCGCAGGGCTAGGTCTTCGGACCTAGCCCTGTTGCTTCGTGAGCGCGATCTCGACGTCCTCGACGCGGCCGTCGCGCATGCGCGGCATCACGCCCACTTCGTCGAGGAACGCGTCGGTAGCGAGCGTCGCCGCGATCGCTTCGGCGGCCGCGCGCAGCGGCATCATCTTCGGCGCCGGGAAGAGGCCGCGCGCGACCCAGCCTTGGATGATGCGCGCCGCCTTGGCGGGCTCCCAGCTGGCGGCGAACTCGGTGTCGCTGGTGTTGCCGAGCGTGACGTGAACGAAGTCGAGCTCCGGGCACTCCATGCGCCACGAGGCGACGAGGCCGCTGAGCGCGAGCTTCGAGACGCTGTAGAGCGAGATGCCCGGCAGCGTCTGGCGCGCGGAGTAGGAGCCGACGTAGACCGCGCGGCCGCGGCTCGCGCGCAGGTGCGGGACGGCGGCGGCGGTGATCTGCGAGGCGCCGATCAGGTTGGTGTCGAGCACGCGGCGCCAGTCTTCGCGCGTCGCCTCGTCGAGGGTGATCAGCGGCGAGAGACCGGGTGCGTATACGAAGGCGTCGAGGCCGCCGAGCGCAGCGGCGGCGCCGTCGACTGCGCGGCGGCAGTCGGCATCGAGGGCGACGTCGCAGGCGAAGGCGTGGGCGCTCGCACCGCGCGCGCGGATCTCGGCGGCGAGGGACTCGAGGCGGTCGATGCGCCGCGCGGCGAGCGTGACCCTCGCGCCTGCGGCGGCGGCGATCTCCGCGAGCGCGCGGCCGATCCCCGAGGACGCCCCGACCACGAGCACGCGCCTGCCAGCGAGATCGAGCGACAGCGGCACGCGAGCCTCCGAGCGGGCGCGGATCCTGCCCCACGCCGTGCGCGCATCGCCAGAGTTTCGCGTGGGAGCAGGGGCACCCCTCGACGCGGATGCTCCTCGAGGGGCCCGCCCGCTGAAAACGCGCGCGCTCGGGGCGAGATTTTTCGGCGAGATCGGCAAGACTTGGGCTGAGCGAGCGGTGTTTTTGTTTCCCGGACCGCCCGTTGAAAAAAACCTGCGAAACATCCTTTCGAACCCTAATCACTCGGGCTAAGATCTGGGCGCTCGATTGATCCACGGAACCCGCTTCGGCGGGTTTTCTAATGCGGAGAGCTTTCGTGTTAGGTTCGCCGACCCGGGCTTCCTTGTTCTGCGCTCGCCACCTCGTCCGCGCGACGCCGATCTGGAGCGTCGCCGCGCGTCCGCGCCACGCGCGCTGACCTCGCAGCGAAGACGCTCTTCGCGAGCGTCACGGATGTCGCGCTCGCGCGAATCCCGCGCCGGGTCGGCTCGGCCGGCCGCGACTGGCTCGCGCTCGAGCGCGGAGTGGAAGCGCACGTCGCCTATCAGCGCGATGCAGCGCGCGGGGTCGCGAGCTTCGAAGCCGAAGTCGTCGTACGCGGCGAGCGAGCGCTCGGCGAGTGGCGGATCGTGCTCGGCGGGCGCTGCGATGGTGTGCGCACACGCGGCGACGGCGCGCTCGTCGTCGAGGAGCTGAAGCACGTCGCGCACGGCGGCGCACGCGCGTGGCTGCGCGAGGCTGCGAGCGTGCAGGCGCAGCTCTACGCGTGGCTGCTCGAGCCTGCGCGCGGCTCGCGCGTGCACGCGGAGCTCGTGTGGCTCGCGCGCGATGGGGCGGTGCGCGCGCGCGAGCCGGCGGCGCTCACGCGCGAGGAGACGCTCGCCGCGCTCGATGCCTGGGCGACCGAGGCGATCCGCAGCGCCGAAGCGCGCGAAGCCGAGCTCGCGCAGCGGCGCGCGGCGGCCACCTCGGTCGCGTTTCCGTTCGCGGCGCTGCGCGAGGGACAGCGCGAAGTCGTCGAGGCGACCGAGCGCTCGCTCGCCGCGCGCGAGCATCTCTTGCTCGAAGCGCCGACCGGGCTCGGCAAGACCGCGGCAGTCCTCACCAGCGCGCTGCGTTTCGCGCTCGGGAACGACCTGCGCCTGTTCGCGCTGACGAGCCGCACGCTGCAGCAGCGCCTCGCGATCGAAACGCTCCGCCGCATCGCGCCGCCGGGCGTGCGCGTCGCGGCGCATCTGCGCAATCGCACCTCGATGTGCGCGAACGGCGAAGTGAACTGTCACGAGGCAGTGTGCGGGTTCGCGCGCACGCATCACGCAGCGGTCGCGGAACACGACCTCCTGCGCATTTCGTTCGCCAGCGGCTTCGCGCTGCCGGTCGACGTGTTCGCGCTCGGCCGCGCGCGGGGCGCGTGTCCGTTCGAGCTGATGGCTGACGCCGCGCGAGTGGCCTGCGTCACCGTCGCCGACACGAACTACGCGTTCGACCCCGTCGTCGCGCTGCCGGAGCTGCGCGATCCCGCGGTGCTCGCGCGCTCTCTGCTCGTGATCGACGAGGCGCACGCCCTGCCCGCCCGCACGCGCGATGCGCTCACTGCGCGCCTCACCGCGTCGATGCTGCAAGAGGCGCACGATCGAGTCGCGCTCGGCAGCGCGCCGGTTCACGCGCGCATGCGCGAGGTGTTAGGGACGCTCGCGAGCGCGCTGGAGAGCTGCGTACACGACGTGGTGGGCGACGTGCCCGAGGCGTGCGTATCAGGCGGCTTCGCAGCGCGCGACGCCGAGGCGCTGCGCGAGCTCCTCGACCTCGCGATCGACGAAGTGCTCGCCGACCTCGCCGGCGATCCGGTGCTCGGCCCGCACGCAGCGTTTCTCGACGCCGCGTTCGGCGCGCTCGCCTACTTCGCCGCGCCTGTGAGCGGCTCGCACCGCGAGCTTGCCGGCCGCGCGGGCGGCGAGGCGTTCGTCGAGCGCGCCTGCGTCGATGCGGCGCCGCATCTCGCGCGGACGCTCGGCGGCGCGCACTCGGTCGTCGCGATGTCCGCCACGCTCTCGCCGCCGGAGTGGCACGCGCGCTTGCTCGGCCTCGACGAGAAGCGCCTCGCGGCCGTGCGCGTTCGCGGCGAGGACCGCAGCGCGCGGCTGCGCGTCGTGATCGACGCGCGCGTGCAGTGCACCTTCGAAGCGCGCGCGCGCGAGCTGCCGAAGCTGACGAAGCGCTTGTGCGCGCTCGCGGACGCTACACCCGGGAACACGCTCGTCGTGGGGCCGAGCTTCGCGTGGCTCGGGCACCTCGCGCGCGCGCTCGAGGACGCGGGACGCCGCGTCGCGTGCGAGCAGCCCGGCGCCGATGCGCGCGAGCGTGAGCGCTGGCTCGCGGCGCTGCGCGGCGAGCACGGCGTGCTCGCGCTCGCGATCGCGGGCGGCGCGTTCACCGAGGGCTTCGACACGAGCGGCCTCGGCCTGCGCGCGATCGCGGTGCTCGGGCCGTGCCTGCCCGCACTCGACGTGCGCGGTGAGCTTGCGCGCGAGCACTACGAGGAAACGCTCGGCGACGGCTTCGCGCTCGCCTACGCACTGCCGGGCATGACTCGCGTGATCCAATCGGTGGGGCGCCTGCTCCGCCAAGACGACGACCGCGGCGTCGTCGCGCTCTACGGCGCGCGCTTCTTGCGCGAGCCCTACCGCGCGCTGCTCCCCGAAGCGTGGCTGCGCGGCGGCGAGCCCGAAGATCTCGCGGCCGACCCGGCCAAGGCAGCGCGTGAGTTCTTCGCCGGATGACCAATTGGGGTCTGGCCCCAATTGGTCGGAAATCGACGA encodes:
- a CDS encoding SDR family oxidoreductase, whose translation is MPLSLDLAGRRVLVVGASSGIGRALAEIAAAAGARVTLAARRIDRLESLAAEIRARGASAHAFACDVALDADCRRAVDGAAAALGGLDAFVYAPGLSPLITLDEATREDWRRVLDTNLIGASQITAAAVPHLRASRGRAVYVGSYSARQTLPGISLYSVSKLALSGLVASWRMECPELDFVHVTLGNTSDTEFAASWEPAKAARIIQGWVARGLFPAPKMMPLRAAAEAIAATLATDAFLDEVGVMPRMRDGRVEDVEIALTKQQG
- the moeB gene encoding molybdopterin-synthase adenylyltransferase MoeB, producing MSSPVLTPAQYERYRRHLNLPDFGVEGQRKLLDARVLLIGAGGLGCPLAQYLTAAGVGHIGLIDDDVVDTSNLQRQVLYGTDDVGKPKVDVALAKLRAMNPDVDAVGFKTRITSENALELMRPYDVIIDGTDNFPTRYLSNDACVLLGKPTVYGAILRFEGQASTFDAKRGPCYRCLFPEPPPPGAVPSCAEGGVLGILPGVIAMIQATEAVKLITGIGEPLIGRFLHYDALSMRFSEFRFAKDPECPVCGKNPSVTKLIDYEGFCGVTREANAVAEISAAELARALAAKSELLLVDVREPHEFEKARIEGAKLIPLGQLGARLGELADWKQRRVVMHCHKGGRSAKACAQLRDAGFANVANLTGGIDAWSITVDAKVPRY